One window of the Delphinus delphis chromosome 20, mDelDel1.2, whole genome shotgun sequence genome contains the following:
- the HSBP1 gene encoding heat shock factor-binding protein 1, protein MAETEPKTVQDLTSVVQTLLQQMQDKFQTMSDQIIGRIDDMSSRIDDLEKNIADLMTQAGVEELDGENKIPATQKS, encoded by the exons ATGGCAGAGACAGAACCCAAGACCGTGCAGGATCTCACCTCGGTG GTGCAGACACTCCTGCAACAGATGCAAGATAAATTTCAGACCATGTCCGACCAGATCATTGGAAGAA TTGATGACATGAGCAGTCGCATTGATGACCTGGAGAAAAACATCGCAGACCTCATGACACAGGCCGGGGTGGAAGAGCTGGACGGGGAAAACAAGATCCCTGCCACACAGAAGAGTTGA